Part of the Flagellimonas eckloniae genome, AACGTCCATTAACACATATTTTTAAAAATCTAAACGGAATAATCCTAAATTTGATTTATATTCTATAAAAGCATGTTAGAAGCGGTTATTGTTGATGACGAGGTAAAAGCCCTGCAGAGCTTAAGTTGGGAATTGACCAATTTAAGTGACGAAGTGGATATAATTGCATCTTTTACCGATGCCCATGAGGCTCTGGACTATCTTGAACGCAATACTCCAGATTGTCTTTTTTTGGATATTGAAATGCCCGCAATGGACGGTTTTCAGTTTATAAAAAATCTGAAAAATAAAGACTTCCCCGTTGTCATTACTACGGCTTACAATCAATACGCTTTGCAGGCCTTGAAAAATGAGGCTATTGACTATTTGCTGAAACCCATTGATACGGACGATCTTCAGGTAACCATTTCAAAAATAAAAAAGCATAATACCAAAAATTTGACCGTTGAAAAATTAGAAAAAATTCTATTGAATTTCAACGCGGATTCCCATAGTAAAAAAATCACGATAAATACAGATGGCAAATTGTTGTTCTTGAACAGTGACGATATTCTCTATGCAGAATCTGATGGTAATTACAGTACAATTTTTTTAAGTGATGGCCAAAAGATTTTACTTACAAAGAAGCTAAAGGAGGTAAACACCCTATTACCGGAAAGCAGCTTTTTCAGAATTCACAATTCATATATTATCAACCTTAATAAGATAAAAGAATTTCTCAAAACTGACGGTTATGTGGTTTTAGAATCCAACCACAAGATTCCTGTCTCCCGGCAAAAAAAATCCGATTTTTTGGATATGCTGTAACTTCCCAAAACACCTGTGTATAAAATACAAGAAACAAAAAGTAAAAATCCAAATCGGCAAATAAAAGACATCCTACTGTTCTTTTCTTTCTTCTTGGCTCTATTTCCTTCTTTTGGTCAAGAAATTCCAACAACTTTTAAGGAAAAAGCGGAAAGACTGGTGCAAATGCGTCCTAAAACATACTTGACACTGGATACCGAGTTGAAATCTGAAAAGAGGGACACAACGCTATTAC contains:
- a CDS encoding LytR/AlgR family response regulator transcription factor — its product is MLEAVIVDDEVKALQSLSWELTNLSDEVDIIASFTDAHEALDYLERNTPDCLFLDIEMPAMDGFQFIKNLKNKDFPVVITTAYNQYALQALKNEAIDYLLKPIDTDDLQVTISKIKKHNTKNLTVEKLEKILLNFNADSHSKKITINTDGKLLFLNSDDILYAESDGNYSTIFLSDGQKILLTKKLKEVNTLLPESSFFRIHNSYIINLNKIKEFLKTDGYVVLESNHKIPVSRQKKSDFLDML